The segment ATTGACacttatatacacacatatgtacatacatatatacacctcattgaatttgtttttgtactagTTATGTTACTATGTTGCCATCTCTGCCCTTtccctttaatatttaaaaatatttccaaaattccctaaattttgttttaattgttaattttttttaataaattgttaaattttaaattactgcGTTGCCATCTCTGCCCTTCccttttaaaatagaaaattatttccaaaacaccctaaattttgatttaattgttaaatttgaagattaaataaaattatctcgaaatatatttgttaaaaattatagttataGCCTCTGATAGAATTTTGAGTTCCCTTATTTTAAGGGAAAAATCTTACTAATCTGGCAACACTAACGATATATAATTACGCATTTGTTTATACATCTGTACATACAagtatgttgttttttatctATATCCTGTTTTTACtacacattttctaaaaattataaacatatttttataaatagaatattcataagaaaaaaacttaaaaccaaATTAGTATTAAACCAGATTTGAATAACCAACCGGAACCAAACACCATATAAAGAGAAACAATACTAATCTCTACAGCTGAGATCAGAATAATACTAACCCAGCaaacaatattaatttgaatttaattaaaaaaacaggtaaattatagtttatttcagtgaattttgtctttctttttattattagcacttatttaaagaaatttttcaaaatttcaagtaaaactaaaaaaaaaaaaatcaaactagatggagtttttgttgttgtaagagattggctgtaactggatgttcttccctggggaaaaaacttccggttgatacagctgttgctgagtgccggtccacactaggaaacttttgattttgcgtagagagaaagagaaagaatatcattcatctctctcgcggtacgaaGTTTCCCGTTcttggaaacttgttttgttatgttattgctctcattcgtacaacaacaaatcaatgcaaagTTTCTCAACAACAGTTTcatagtgtggaccaggtctgagttgacaatctttggccgattgagaattGAGTCGTTCCGaagcggagatccaattgtcgtgggaacgtggAGTTTTTTTTAGTGGATAACGGTTTAAATTGTAGTGGTTAATCGGTTATTACTTAAGAAATATGTCTtaacataatattttgttatgatTTCTTGTAATTTAAGAACTTTcttttagtgttttttaaaattttaacgatTTTACAAACGAATgtgtgaaattttacaaaatttcaagtcAAATTTAAAAGGTTACTTGttaaatacttatattttattaaaaattataatatttttaaagaaattttaaaaatatttattattttaataaaatttctataaaatatcttatatttaaGGAATTAAGCGTTTTTTCAAAAAGCATCCATCTGGCAACCcgctatgtttaaaaaaaaattttggttaaCGCTAACCAAAGattgttttaagaatttttgctacaaatttaggaaaaaaatatttaaaataagttttcttctAATAAAAGTTAACTATTTCTAATGAGATTAGCTTTAATGTTTGgttaagtataaaaataattaaacaaatatttattgttgaaatacCGTTATTTTAAATCACTTCAAAACACTATGAAACAGAAAGAGAAACGTACGCGGTAAGTAAAcatatgttgttattattgtaaaagTTATGCCTATTATCCATGATATTTTTTCCCCAACAGTTGTCAAAACTTTTCCCTACAAGAAGAAGACATTCTCATCTCTTTGGTGGAACAATATAAAGATATAGTGGAATCGAAGAAAATCGATGGTAAAACATCGAAAGAAAAACATGCGACATGGGAACAGATACAAAATACATTCTGTACACATACAGGTACGTTTAGGACAGCGAAAATGTTAAGGGAAAAGTATGAAAACATGAAAAAGAAAGCCAAATTGTTAATGGCCACACAAAACTACGAAGATATGGAAACATCATCTTGCAGTTGTTCCCAATTACGTAGCACAACAATACAACGTTTGATAGGTGTATTAGCAGAAGCAACAGCAACCGTAGACAATAGTTTTGAGGAGATCACgggggaaaatataaaaaaagaagaagcctGGACGGAAGGAGATATGGAAGCTGAAGTTTTAAACATTACACCAGATGTACAAATACTAACACATGAAAATTGGAAGCCACCAACAAAGAAATCCAAAAAATCCTTAAGATTAACTAAAACCAAGAAgcgtaaaatacaaaattatgaaaagaTCACCTTAAGAGCGGCTAAGGCGAaattgaaattctttaaaaatgaaGAAATTCGAGCGACACAACGTCACGTCTGGGAAAGGAAATTGCATGAGAAACGTTTGAAGTGGGAGGCGGAATTGTGTGAGAAAAAGCTGGAGCTATTAAATGTGCAAATAGAAAAGGAGAAATGTGACATGAATAGGTAGAAGAACTAAGGCAAAGCTATGTAGGTATGTAAAGTGGTTATCGAGTAATCGTTTTAATTTATACTCAAGTACCTAtaggtttaaaaatttttatattatgaatatttctatgaaaatctattaaaagttttaaaaaaattatctaacaaatgaatttgaataaaaaaaaatccggTTATTCGgttgaattttctaaaacgaTTAATATCGGTTACTCGtctaaaaaaacttcaaaattttgaaaagttctTTGGAATCAATGATTATTTACTagaaataatatagaaatttgatttttagcataatttagtacaaattttgaaatgagTAACTGATTTAGTGAAACTTTAGAAGCGGTTATCGAGTAACCATTATAAATATCTATGTAACCACATCAACTTCAACAGAAATCTATCAAATGAcatgaatttattgaaaattttaaatggttACTCGAGTACTCGTTTTTGAAAACTGttcaaatttagaaaattttttggaaatttttaagaattctttaacgaatactttatttaacaaaaatatattaattattcgAATTTTTTGCGAATATTGAAATGGTTACTCGAGTACCCGATTGCAATACttccaaattttgaaaattttctttaagaaaactataaatttctttaaaacaatatagaaaatttaattttatttattttatttatttatttatttattcagtaATATAAAGCCACTTTGgccaaaataacaatattacatAGTAAAATATACgccttaaaaatattataaaggtTGATATATGCNNNNNNNNNNNNNNNNNNNNNNNNNNNNNNNNNNNNNNNNNNNNNNNNNNNNNNNNNNNNNNNNNNNNNNNNNNNNNNNNNNNNNNNNNNNNNNNNNNNNaaatgttcaatattttaaaatatcgtaaaattttgaagattttgtaatatcgtaaaattttcaataagtttGAAATATCGTAAATGTTTCAATAGTTTGAAATATCgtgaaaatttctatatttaaaaataacgtaaaattttaaaatattttaaaatctcgtaaaattttcaatattttgaaatatcgtaaaaggttcaatattttaaaatataaaatttttaatattttaaagtcacgtaaaatttttaatagtttgaaatatcgtaaaattttctatatttaaaatatcgtaaaattttcaatattttaaacatagttgTTATcgttatatttgtaaaattttttaaatttcaaaatataattttccaaaattttacaattaaaaaattttgcaaaactttcaaaataatgcaaaattttcaaaatattgcaaaaatgttcaaatttttgtatttaaaatatatttttttaaattattaaattttatatagaaatttcgttaaattttgaaacatttaaaatattgtcaaaaatttcttttaaaaaaatcttaaaaatttctaaaaattttaaatattctagttttttaatatttaaaaatttaaatttttaaaatttcaaagtataattttttaaaattttgtaatattaaaatattgtaacatttttaaaaatctctaaggtctaaaattttcaacattttaaaatattagtcaaaaatttctttaaaaataataacaaaatattgcaaaattttcattttaaaaaatacgttttacaattttggtgatttttttttgtgttttttttattttcttttatattaagtttttttattttattctatttattttttatctactttgttttagtttgtaataacaattaattaaatgtttctagctTTATTTGTATTAGTAATTAACttctttttaaagttatttaaaaaatttgtgtttaattctaccaaaaatttttattttaatttaataattctttaCATGTTAcgtattttttccaatttaaattaatttcttttatttctttaatttttttatcaaattttacataaaatttcaaacaaatgcaaaaattcttaaaaatctttattttgtgCTAGAAAAAACGCTTAATTGTCACTTAAGTTATTAATGTTAACGccgtttatttttattcttaatcAACTTGGTAGTTTAACATCATGTTCTTTGCTCTCAGAATATTGAGAGAATAAATTATCGAAAGGGTTGCCATGTCATGGCAATTGTTCTTTAGAATTGTTTGTTTACGTTTTGTTGAAAGATTAAAAATTGCATAATGAgggtgaatttttatttttattttaatttttaatattatttttaatgatttttaaaaaataacaacatttaatgattaaattgtttatatttttaagaaatattgatattttcttagaaattctaagaaaaagtttattgaatTTCACAATTTTGTGCAAAATCACTTTGATTAAAACAATTGGATGAAATATTCCTTTAGGCATAtggacttaactatagtctggactattgactagtctgtaatAGTGTGAACTAAAAACTGGGCTATAGTTCGGagtatagactggtctatagttaagacaatagtctgtagtatagactagattttagccTGGactctagactaggctatagtgtgaactttagactggactatagtctaggccatAGTCAGGTCtttagactaaagtatagtgtggtctatagaatatgtttgtatgtaagtttgtgcatttgtttaacatttactGTTTTTGAAATCTAACctcaaatttgtataaatttctttattgcaGCTATGAATGTTTAACATTATGAAtgcttttagtaaaaataagaCCTTTTAAACTAGATATCATAAgcttaaactttgtttaaacttttctatattctGTAGAACAGTTTGGAAACAGAAATCCCGGGAATTTTCCAGTTATAAACcctttttattgtaaaagttctttttttactttaaacacTATTATTCtccattttgttttcaaaatttccttgaaaaatatgtttttctaaactcaatcaaatttaaaaagaaaatgtttaaaatttgcttaaaaaaatgctaaaaaatttaattaaaatacaaaaaaaaaaatccatttgtttataaaaatgttcctTCTTATTTATCTCAATTTGCAGGATTCCTTTTATATGATAATTAAGAATGTccttaattttctaaagaaaagaaaaaactaaaagaaaatagaacaaaaaccCCTAAAACATGTCACAGATCGAAACAGATGAGCCAAATAAGGCCACAACAGAAGTTATTCCCATCGATGATGAGGACTTAGAAGATGGTGAAATCGATGATAGTGATGAAGAGACGGCGGCAAAAGATGATGAAGATGTTGTTATAGTATCCACTACGCAAGCTAATAATGATGataagaaaac is part of the Lucilia cuprina isolate Lc7/37 chromosome 3, ASM2204524v1, whole genome shotgun sequence genome and harbors:
- the LOC111688357 gene encoding myb/SANT-like DNA-binding domain-containing protein 3 yields the protein MKQKEKRTRCQNFSLQEEDILISLVEQYKDIVESKKIDGKTSKEKHATWEQIQNTFCTHTGTFRTAKMLREKYENMKKKAKLLMATQNYEDMETSSCSCSQLRSTTIQRLIGVLAEATATVDNSFEEITGENIKKEEAWTEGDMEAEVLNITPDVQILTHENWKPPTKKSKKSLRLTKTKKRKIQNYEKITLRAAKAKLKFFKNEEIRATQRHVWERKLHEKRLKWEAELCEKKLELLNVQIEKEKCDMNR